One part of the Ailuropoda melanoleuca isolate Jingjing chromosome 6, ASM200744v2, whole genome shotgun sequence genome encodes these proteins:
- the NOLC1 gene encoding nucleolar and coiled-body phosphoprotein 1 isoform X3 — protein sequence MADAGLRRVVPSDLYPLVLGFLRDNQLSEVANKFAKATGATQQDANASSLLDIYSFWLNRSTKAPKRKLQANGPVTKKAKKKTSSSDSSEDSSEEEKAQGPPAKKAVVLAKRASLPQHPGKAVAKASESSSSEESSDEEEDDDTKKKPKGVKPQPKAVKAPPKKAKSSDSDSDSSSEDESPKNQKPKTTPAAAKAQTKASAKPGTPARVAPKLANGKAAGTKSSSSSSSSSDDSEEEEAAAAIPKKTVPKKQVVAKAPVKAAAAPTQKSSSSEDSSSEEEEEEQKKPMKKKPGPYSSVPPPSAPPSKKSLGTQAPKKAAEKKQPVESSEDSSDESDSSSEEEKKPPAKAVLSKATTKPVPAKKAPESSSDSSDSDSSEDEAPSKPTSTTKNLPSRPVATPKQPAAKPATAPKQPVGSGQKPLTRKADSSSSEEESSSSEEEKTKKTVVTPKSKAAAKAAPSLPAKQASPGGGDSSSDSDSSSSEEEKEKMSKSPVKKKPQKAAGVVASSKATSTKKAKAESSSSSSSDDSSEEEEKEKPKGKGTVRPQALKTSGTSALTTQNGKADRDSNEEEEEKKKAAVAVSKPASGKKRKQNEAAKEAETPQAKKIKPQTPNTFPKRKKGEKRASSPFRRIREEEIEVDARVADNSFDAKRGAAGDWGERANQVLKFTKGKSFRHEKTKKKRGSYRGGSISVQVNSIKFDSE from the exons ATGGCGGACGCCGGCTTGCGCCGCGTGGTTCCCAGCGACCTGTATCCGCTCGTGCTCGGCTTTCTGCGCGATAACCAGCTCTCGGAGGTGGCCAATAAATTCGCCAAGGCAACAGGCGCT aCCCAACAGGACGCCAACGCCTCTTCTCTCTTGGACATCTACAGCTTCTGGCTCAA CAGGTCCACCAAGGCCCCAAAGCGGAAATTACAGGCAAATGGACCAGTGACTAAGAAGGCTAAGAAGAAGACTTCCTCCAGTGACAGCAGTGAGGACAGCAGTGAGGAGGAAAAAGCCCAAGGGCCTCCAGCTAAGAAAGCTG ttGTACTTGCCAAGCGGGCCAGTTTGCCACAGCATCCTGGAAAGGCTGTAGCCAAAGCATCAGAGAGCAGTAGCAGTGAAGAATCCAGTGATGAGGAGGAGGACGACGACACGAAGAAAAAGCCG AAGGGAGTTAAGCCCCAACCCAAGGCAGTCAAAGCTCCTCCTAAGAAGGCCAAGAGTTCTGATTCTGATTCAGACTCAAGCTCAGAAGATGAGTCACCAAAGAACCAGAAGCCAAAGACAACACCTGCGGCAGCTAAAGCTCAGACTAAAGCCTCAGCCAAACCAG gtACACCAGCTCGGGTGGCACCAAAACTAGCCAATGGTAAAGCAGCCGGCACtaagagcagcagcagcagcagcagcagcagcgatgactcagaggaggaggaggcggcagCAGCCATACCTAAGAAG ACTGTACCTAAAAAGCAAGTTGTGGCCAAGGCCCCAGTGAAAGCAGCGGCTGCCCCTACCCAAAAGAGTTCCAGCAGTGAGGACTCCTctagtgaggaggaggaggaagagcagaaaaaaCCCATGAAGAAAAAACCAG GTCCCTATAGTTCAGTCCCCCCGCCTTCTGCTCCCCCATCCAAGAAGTCCCTGGGAACCCAGGCTCCCAAGAAAGCTGCAGAGAAGAAACAGCCTGTGGAGAGCAGTGAGGACAGCAGCGATGAGTCTG ATTCAAGttctgaggaagaaaagaaaccccCAGCTAAGGCAGTCCTCTCTAAAGCAACTACTAAACCAGTTCCAGCAAAGAAAGCACCAGAGAGCTCTTCAGACAGCTCAG ACTCTGACAGTTCTGAGGATGAAGCTCCTTCCAAGCCAACCAGTACCACTAAGAATCTACCAAGTAGGCCAGTTGCCACTCCCAAGCAACCTGCAGCTAAACCAGCCACAGCTCCCAAGCAACCTGTAGGTAGTGGCCAGAAGCCTCTAACCAGAAAGGCTGATAGCAGCTCCAGCGAGGAGGAGAGCAGTTCGAgtgaagaggaaaagacaaagaagactGTGGTCACCCCCAAGTCCAAGGCAGCGGCCAAAGCAGCTCCATCTTTGCCTGCCAAACAGGCCTCCCCAGGTGGTGGGGACAGCAGCTCTGATTCAGATAGTTCTAGcagtgaggaagagaaggaaaagatgtCAAAATCTCCAGTTAAAAAGAAGCCACAGAAGGCTGCGGGAGTTGTAGCCTCTTCCAAGGCAACTTCCACAAAGAAAGCAAAGGCCGAGAGTAGCAGCAGTTCTTCCTCTGATGATTCcagtgaggaagaagagaaggagaagcctAAAGGCAAGGGCACTGTAAGGCCACAAGCTCTCAAGACCAGTGGGACCTCTGCACTGACTACCCAGAATGGAAAAGCAGACAGGGATAGcaatgaggaagaagaagaaaagaaaaaagcagcagtAGCAGTTTCTAAGCCAG cTTCAGGAAAGAAGCGGAAGCAGAACGAGGCTGCCAAGGAGGCGGAGACGCCTCAAGCCAAGAAGATAAAGCCCCAGACCCCCAACAcgtttccaaaaaggaaaaaa GGAGAAAAAAGGGCATCATCCCCATTCCGAAGGATCAGGGAGGAGGAAATTGAGGTAGATGCTCGAGTGGCAGATAATTCCTTTGATGCCAAG CGGGGTGCAGCTGGAGACTGGGGGGAGCGCGCCAATCAGGTTCTGAAGTTCACCAAAGGCAAATCGTTCCGGCATGAGAAAACCAAGAAGAAGCGGGGCAGCTACCGGGGAGGCTCCATTTCTGTCCAGGTCAATTCCATTAAGTTTGACAGCGAGTGA
- the NOLC1 gene encoding nucleolar and coiled-body phosphoprotein 1 isoform X2 has translation MADAGLRRVVPSDLYPLVLGFLRDNQLSEVANKFAKATGATQQDANASSLLDIYSFWLKSTKAPKRKLQANGPVTKKAKKKTSSSDSSEDSSEEEKAQGPPAKKAVVLAKRASLPQHPGKAVAKASESSSSEESSDEEEDDDTKKKPVQKGVKPQPKAVKAPPKKAKSSDSDSDSSSEDESPKNQKPKTTPAAAKAQTKASAKPGTPARVAPKLANGKAAGTKSSSSSSSSSDDSEEEEAAAAIPKKTVPKKQVVAKAPVKAAAAPTQKSSSSEDSSSEEEEEEQKKPMKKKPGPYSSVPPPSAPPSKKSLGTQAPKKAAEKKQPVESSEDSSDESDSSSEEEKKPPAKAVLSKATTKPVPAKKAPESSSDSSDSDSSEDEAPSKPTSTTKNLPSRPVATPKQPAAKPATAPKQPVGSGQKPLTRKADSSSSEEESSSSEEEKTKKTVVTPKSKAAAKAAPSLPAKQASPGGGDSSSDSDSSSSEEEKEKMSKSPVKKKPQKAAGVVASSKATSTKKAKAESSSSSSSDDSSEEEEKEKPKGKGTVRPQALKTSGTSALTTQNGKADRDSNEEEEEKKKAAVAVSKPASGKKRKQNEAAKEAETPQAKKIKPQTPNTFPKRKKGEKRASSPFRRIREEEIEVDARVADNSFDAKRGAAGDWGERANQVLKFTKGKSFRHEKTKKKRGSYRGGSISVQVNSIKFDSE, from the exons ATGGCGGACGCCGGCTTGCGCCGCGTGGTTCCCAGCGACCTGTATCCGCTCGTGCTCGGCTTTCTGCGCGATAACCAGCTCTCGGAGGTGGCCAATAAATTCGCCAAGGCAACAGGCGCT aCCCAACAGGACGCCAACGCCTCTTCTCTCTTGGACATCTACAGCTTCTGGCTCAA GTCCACCAAGGCCCCAAAGCGGAAATTACAGGCAAATGGACCAGTGACTAAGAAGGCTAAGAAGAAGACTTCCTCCAGTGACAGCAGTGAGGACAGCAGTGAGGAGGAAAAAGCCCAAGGGCCTCCAGCTAAGAAAGCTG ttGTACTTGCCAAGCGGGCCAGTTTGCCACAGCATCCTGGAAAGGCTGTAGCCAAAGCATCAGAGAGCAGTAGCAGTGAAGAATCCAGTGATGAGGAGGAGGACGACGACACGAAGAAAAAGCCGGTTCAG AAGGGAGTTAAGCCCCAACCCAAGGCAGTCAAAGCTCCTCCTAAGAAGGCCAAGAGTTCTGATTCTGATTCAGACTCAAGCTCAGAAGATGAGTCACCAAAGAACCAGAAGCCAAAGACAACACCTGCGGCAGCTAAAGCTCAGACTAAAGCCTCAGCCAAACCAG gtACACCAGCTCGGGTGGCACCAAAACTAGCCAATGGTAAAGCAGCCGGCACtaagagcagcagcagcagcagcagcagcagcgatgactcagaggaggaggaggcggcagCAGCCATACCTAAGAAG ACTGTACCTAAAAAGCAAGTTGTGGCCAAGGCCCCAGTGAAAGCAGCGGCTGCCCCTACCCAAAAGAGTTCCAGCAGTGAGGACTCCTctagtgaggaggaggaggaagagcagaaaaaaCCCATGAAGAAAAAACCAG GTCCCTATAGTTCAGTCCCCCCGCCTTCTGCTCCCCCATCCAAGAAGTCCCTGGGAACCCAGGCTCCCAAGAAAGCTGCAGAGAAGAAACAGCCTGTGGAGAGCAGTGAGGACAGCAGCGATGAGTCTG ATTCAAGttctgaggaagaaaagaaaccccCAGCTAAGGCAGTCCTCTCTAAAGCAACTACTAAACCAGTTCCAGCAAAGAAAGCACCAGAGAGCTCTTCAGACAGCTCAG ACTCTGACAGTTCTGAGGATGAAGCTCCTTCCAAGCCAACCAGTACCACTAAGAATCTACCAAGTAGGCCAGTTGCCACTCCCAAGCAACCTGCAGCTAAACCAGCCACAGCTCCCAAGCAACCTGTAGGTAGTGGCCAGAAGCCTCTAACCAGAAAGGCTGATAGCAGCTCCAGCGAGGAGGAGAGCAGTTCGAgtgaagaggaaaagacaaagaagactGTGGTCACCCCCAAGTCCAAGGCAGCGGCCAAAGCAGCTCCATCTTTGCCTGCCAAACAGGCCTCCCCAGGTGGTGGGGACAGCAGCTCTGATTCAGATAGTTCTAGcagtgaggaagagaaggaaaagatgtCAAAATCTCCAGTTAAAAAGAAGCCACAGAAGGCTGCGGGAGTTGTAGCCTCTTCCAAGGCAACTTCCACAAAGAAAGCAAAGGCCGAGAGTAGCAGCAGTTCTTCCTCTGATGATTCcagtgaggaagaagagaaggagaagcctAAAGGCAAGGGCACTGTAAGGCCACAAGCTCTCAAGACCAGTGGGACCTCTGCACTGACTACCCAGAATGGAAAAGCAGACAGGGATAGcaatgaggaagaagaagaaaagaaaaaagcagcagtAGCAGTTTCTAAGCCAG cTTCAGGAAAGAAGCGGAAGCAGAACGAGGCTGCCAAGGAGGCGGAGACGCCTCAAGCCAAGAAGATAAAGCCCCAGACCCCCAACAcgtttccaaaaaggaaaaaa GGAGAAAAAAGGGCATCATCCCCATTCCGAAGGATCAGGGAGGAGGAAATTGAGGTAGATGCTCGAGTGGCAGATAATTCCTTTGATGCCAAG CGGGGTGCAGCTGGAGACTGGGGGGAGCGCGCCAATCAGGTTCTGAAGTTCACCAAAGGCAAATCGTTCCGGCATGAGAAAACCAAGAAGAAGCGGGGCAGCTACCGGGGAGGCTCCATTTCTGTCCAGGTCAATTCCATTAAGTTTGACAGCGAGTGA
- the NOLC1 gene encoding nucleolar and coiled-body phosphoprotein 1 isoform X1, with protein sequence MADAGLRRVVPSDLYPLVLGFLRDNQLSEVANKFAKATGATQQDANASSLLDIYSFWLNRSTKAPKRKLQANGPVTKKAKKKTSSSDSSEDSSEEEKAQGPPAKKAVVLAKRASLPQHPGKAVAKASESSSSEESSDEEEDDDTKKKPVQKGVKPQPKAVKAPPKKAKSSDSDSDSSSEDESPKNQKPKTTPAAAKAQTKASAKPGTPARVAPKLANGKAAGTKSSSSSSSSSDDSEEEEAAAAIPKKTVPKKQVVAKAPVKAAAAPTQKSSSSEDSSSEEEEEEQKKPMKKKPGPYSSVPPPSAPPSKKSLGTQAPKKAAEKKQPVESSEDSSDESDSSSEEEKKPPAKAVLSKATTKPVPAKKAPESSSDSSDSDSSEDEAPSKPTSTTKNLPSRPVATPKQPAAKPATAPKQPVGSGQKPLTRKADSSSSEEESSSSEEEKTKKTVVTPKSKAAAKAAPSLPAKQASPGGGDSSSDSDSSSSEEEKEKMSKSPVKKKPQKAAGVVASSKATSTKKAKAESSSSSSSDDSSEEEEKEKPKGKGTVRPQALKTSGTSALTTQNGKADRDSNEEEEEKKKAAVAVSKPASGKKRKQNEAAKEAETPQAKKIKPQTPNTFPKRKKGEKRASSPFRRIREEEIEVDARVADNSFDAKRGAAGDWGERANQVLKFTKGKSFRHEKTKKKRGSYRGGSISVQVNSIKFDSE encoded by the exons ATGGCGGACGCCGGCTTGCGCCGCGTGGTTCCCAGCGACCTGTATCCGCTCGTGCTCGGCTTTCTGCGCGATAACCAGCTCTCGGAGGTGGCCAATAAATTCGCCAAGGCAACAGGCGCT aCCCAACAGGACGCCAACGCCTCTTCTCTCTTGGACATCTACAGCTTCTGGCTCAA CAGGTCCACCAAGGCCCCAAAGCGGAAATTACAGGCAAATGGACCAGTGACTAAGAAGGCTAAGAAGAAGACTTCCTCCAGTGACAGCAGTGAGGACAGCAGTGAGGAGGAAAAAGCCCAAGGGCCTCCAGCTAAGAAAGCTG ttGTACTTGCCAAGCGGGCCAGTTTGCCACAGCATCCTGGAAAGGCTGTAGCCAAAGCATCAGAGAGCAGTAGCAGTGAAGAATCCAGTGATGAGGAGGAGGACGACGACACGAAGAAAAAGCCGGTTCAG AAGGGAGTTAAGCCCCAACCCAAGGCAGTCAAAGCTCCTCCTAAGAAGGCCAAGAGTTCTGATTCTGATTCAGACTCAAGCTCAGAAGATGAGTCACCAAAGAACCAGAAGCCAAAGACAACACCTGCGGCAGCTAAAGCTCAGACTAAAGCCTCAGCCAAACCAG gtACACCAGCTCGGGTGGCACCAAAACTAGCCAATGGTAAAGCAGCCGGCACtaagagcagcagcagcagcagcagcagcagcgatgactcagaggaggaggaggcggcagCAGCCATACCTAAGAAG ACTGTACCTAAAAAGCAAGTTGTGGCCAAGGCCCCAGTGAAAGCAGCGGCTGCCCCTACCCAAAAGAGTTCCAGCAGTGAGGACTCCTctagtgaggaggaggaggaagagcagaaaaaaCCCATGAAGAAAAAACCAG GTCCCTATAGTTCAGTCCCCCCGCCTTCTGCTCCCCCATCCAAGAAGTCCCTGGGAACCCAGGCTCCCAAGAAAGCTGCAGAGAAGAAACAGCCTGTGGAGAGCAGTGAGGACAGCAGCGATGAGTCTG ATTCAAGttctgaggaagaaaagaaaccccCAGCTAAGGCAGTCCTCTCTAAAGCAACTACTAAACCAGTTCCAGCAAAGAAAGCACCAGAGAGCTCTTCAGACAGCTCAG ACTCTGACAGTTCTGAGGATGAAGCTCCTTCCAAGCCAACCAGTACCACTAAGAATCTACCAAGTAGGCCAGTTGCCACTCCCAAGCAACCTGCAGCTAAACCAGCCACAGCTCCCAAGCAACCTGTAGGTAGTGGCCAGAAGCCTCTAACCAGAAAGGCTGATAGCAGCTCCAGCGAGGAGGAGAGCAGTTCGAgtgaagaggaaaagacaaagaagactGTGGTCACCCCCAAGTCCAAGGCAGCGGCCAAAGCAGCTCCATCTTTGCCTGCCAAACAGGCCTCCCCAGGTGGTGGGGACAGCAGCTCTGATTCAGATAGTTCTAGcagtgaggaagagaaggaaaagatgtCAAAATCTCCAGTTAAAAAGAAGCCACAGAAGGCTGCGGGAGTTGTAGCCTCTTCCAAGGCAACTTCCACAAAGAAAGCAAAGGCCGAGAGTAGCAGCAGTTCTTCCTCTGATGATTCcagtgaggaagaagagaaggagaagcctAAAGGCAAGGGCACTGTAAGGCCACAAGCTCTCAAGACCAGTGGGACCTCTGCACTGACTACCCAGAATGGAAAAGCAGACAGGGATAGcaatgaggaagaagaagaaaagaaaaaagcagcagtAGCAGTTTCTAAGCCAG cTTCAGGAAAGAAGCGGAAGCAGAACGAGGCTGCCAAGGAGGCGGAGACGCCTCAAGCCAAGAAGATAAAGCCCCAGACCCCCAACAcgtttccaaaaaggaaaaaa GGAGAAAAAAGGGCATCATCCCCATTCCGAAGGATCAGGGAGGAGGAAATTGAGGTAGATGCTCGAGTGGCAGATAATTCCTTTGATGCCAAG CGGGGTGCAGCTGGAGACTGGGGGGAGCGCGCCAATCAGGTTCTGAAGTTCACCAAAGGCAAATCGTTCCGGCATGAGAAAACCAAGAAGAAGCGGGGCAGCTACCGGGGAGGCTCCATTTCTGTCCAGGTCAATTCCATTAAGTTTGACAGCGAGTGA